tTGAAATAAAGCTATGGTATTGTCTATAATAGTATTATATTGTCTTGTTTGAGTTAACTCTTGTGACTTTGTTTTAATCTCCTTGAGTTAACTCTTGTGACTTTGTTTTGACCTCCTCCCTTATAAACCCCATGATCACAGAGTCTCCCCTCTAATTAAGTACATCACAGAGCCACTCCCGAAACCCGTAGATTTCTAGAACAAccttcccttaatcgaggctcgactacTTTCTTTGGAGCctttgaacaaaatacaccctttgttcgacacttttgGCTACAATTTTGAGGctaacaatttctttgttcgacatagctaagttaagTTCATGGTCTGATaaccatgttaagaatcacgaatctctacaatggtatatgatatttgtccactttgaacatgaGAAAATCTCATAGGTTTGCTTCGGGCTCCcagagatgtattctttacttataaatctacGATCATTTCCGAACAATCTTCAATACTGAGAACACCAGCCACCAGCCAATTCCTGTTCGAAGTCACCCTGAAGAAATGCCCTCGGCAGAGATGCGAAAAACCAGTCCACGATgtttttgacctccaaatcgaGAGATGCACGGcgacatggtatcagagccatgccctaaacttagccatgtcaatagaatcctcaaatgtcgaacaaagaactccaaaagaaaaaggaaaagaaaaggagtcgaggggaggtgttggatgaaagtcccactcggtgaatttagagaatgatcatgggtccATTGGGGTGAACTCAAAGTGGacttggatgaaagtctcactCGGCGAATTTAGGGAACGATCATGGGTCCATTGAGGTgaactcaaagtggacaatatcttcgtaatggtatgatattatgtaCTTTCTTACCAATactgaaaaaataaatggagaattaCCAAGTTTTAGGAACCATCCATCTCTACACTGATATGATACTGTCTAGTGTGAGATTATtccttataaattcatgatcatttcttaaagACTCTCTCTTAACAATTTTACACACGGAGAATAGCTCCCAGAATAGCTGTCAAATGTTGTTTGAAGTCAACGGGAATAAATGCCCACGGCGGAGATGCGAAAAACTAGTCACAATGTTTTGGCCTCCAAATCGGGAGACCCACGACGGCGATTAGCTCTGCTGCACATAACTCaatagtaattaaaatatactattatCCGAGAGGTAGAAGGTTTTATTTCATCCatgaatatatgttttaagttaccgttacttttaaaaaaagaaaaaagaaatacaaaaattcataactcaattagtagtaaatatttttaatctaaaattctttttatataataaaccCAATCTAAATAggttataaaaattttaggttaaatgAGATGATTTCatttactcaaaattttaagaaaatattaacattatttacttatttttgaACATCTAATTAaccaattcaattttaatatatattttcaaaaattggagaagaataaataaataaaattatgaaactaaataaaacaataaatatatacctACAACTAAAAATGTATCTTTTAAACTTAACCATAATCAGGTGGATTAAGCTTCAttaatcctaaaaaaaaattataaactagCTAAAtctagaaaattttcatttatttgaacctaatccaaacaaaaatctAGCCCGTAATTAAACATGGAAGCCATAATGAATTTATTCTCTTTGAATTCCCAAGCATGGCATAATTAGTTCATAATTCATGGTTTTACCCATCACATTCCATATTAAGTTTTCCATCTCTATATACATCATTCCCTCATTCTCAATCTTCATCTCATCTCTCATTGGAATTATGTGGACTCAAACCCTTCCGATCAATGCCGCTTTCATGGCcactttcattttcctcctcGTCCTAACCAACGCTCAAAACGCCCCCGGTGACTACCTCGCGCTTCACAACCGAGCTCGAGCCCAGGTCGGCGTTGGCCCCATGCAATGGAGCAACACCGTGGCCGTGTACGCTCAAGCCTATgcggaaaaaagaaagggtgaCTGCGCCATGATTCACTCAACCGGGCCGTACGGAGAAAATATAGCCGCGGGCTACTACCCTGAGTTCACTGGGGCGGATGCGGTGAAGTTGTGGGCGAACGAGAAGCCGCTTTATGATCATGCGTCGAATAAATGCGTGGGTGGTGAATGTGGGCACTACACTCAGATGGTGTGGCGGAGCTCGGTGCGGCTTGGATGTGCTAGAGTGCCCTGCAAGGCTAATTCTCAGTTTGTTGTTTGCAATTATGATCCTCCTGGCAACTATATTGGGGAAAAGCCTTATGATTCTTGGGTGGTATGAAGAGatttggttttaaaaattttatgaattgtaATAAAGTTTGTGAGAgaatcatgaatttatttattgaaataaagctACGATATTGTGTACAATAGTATTATATTGTCTAGAGCATAAACTCTTGTGACTTTGTTTTGacttccttacttataaactcatgatcctAGAGTCTCCCCTCTCATTAAGTACACCACATAGAGCCACCTTTGAAGCCTATAGATTACCTATgatcatagagcctcccctcgaacaaaatacaccatagagcctcccctgaagCCTATGGATTTCTAAAAGAAActccctttaatcgagactcgacttcTTTCTTCGGAGACCTTAAACAAAATTGACAATTTGTTCGACATGTTTGACTACGATTTTTAGGcttacaacttttttgttcaacAGAGCTAAGTTAAGTTCATagtctgataccatgttactaatcacgaatctctacaatgttatatgatatttgtccactttgaacataacaTTATGAGTTTGCTTCGAGCTCCCATAAGAAGTCATGTTAAGGAAAATGTATTCTTTagttataaatctatgatcattTCCGAACAGTCTTCAACACTAAGAGCATCAGCTACCAGCCAATTGCTGTTCCAAGTCACTCGGAAGAAATGCCCTCGGCGGAGATGCGGAAAACAAGTCACGGTGTTTTCGGCCTCCAAATCGGGAGACCCACAACGACGGCGATTCTCCGCTGCAATATGATACCCACACCGGAGACGAAGACCCATTGCCGCAACCTACCGGCATTTACCGGCTTTGAATATGGAGACCAACAGGGCCGGAGTAGCTGCACCCTTGAATTATTTAGCGAAAtagaatgttgtttttaaatggggGATATGCAAGAGAATTCATTCAATGAGCTTAAGAAGAAATTAACTAGTGCACCATTACTTGTCTTACCTAACTttgataaaacttttgaaattgagtgtGATGCAAGTGGTTTGGGCATAGATGCTGTTTTGATGCAAGATGGAAAacctttaatatatttaagtaaaaaactaaatgaGACAACATTGAACTATTCTACCTATGATAAAGAATTGTTTGCTTTAGTCCGCACATTGCAAGTGTGACAATACTACTTATGGCTTAGAAAATTTATGATCCACTCTATTCATGAATGTTTGAAGTATCTTAAATGTCATAGCAAACTAAATCATAGGCATGCAAAGTGGGTGAAGTTTATTGAAATATTGTCGTATGTTATCAAATATAAGCAAGGTAAGGATAATATGGTAGCTGATATATTATCTAGAAGGTATAATCTCTTTACTTCTCTTAGTCCAAAAATTCTTGTATTTAAGtatattaaagaattatataaAGGTGATGCATCTTATCTTGTGAAAAGAGCTGGGGATGATTATTATatgtttcatgaatttttatttaagaaaagtaaGATTTGTATTACTAAATTCTCTATAAGAGATTTGCACGTAAAAAGAAGCACATGGTGAGGACATTTTgagattaataaaacttataagATGTTGCATGAACACTTCTTTTGGCCGAAGATGAACACAATGTTCATAAGTTTTGTacccaatattttaaatgtaaataagCTAAATTTAAATCACAACCAAATGGATTGTATACTCCTTTGAACGTATCTAATGAATTTTAgactaatatatctatagattttgttcttgtttggtGAACACTAAAAATGGTAAAGatagtatttttgttgtgtcaGACATagtaaatttgtttattttattgtatggATGATGTAAAGCATGTTGTTGATTTATTCTTTAAGAAAGGAGTAAGATTACGTGGAATCTATAGAATAATTGTTAGTGACAAGGAGGTTACCTTTTTAAGTCACTTTTAGAAAGTATTGTGGGGTAAATTGGGTACCAAGTTGTTTTCAACTACATATCATGTAATGGAACNTAGAGCCGAAAACTCCGGTGAACACCAGAGTTTTCGCTCGCACACGAACCACAAAGGGCGGCCAAGAGTTGGGATGCCACAAATCGCGTccccgaccttcagccaccctGGGAGAACCTACAAAGAAACGAAAACAGTGAAAAGAAAACGAGAAGGAACAGAAAACCGACGGAACTCTGGTGAAGCTGAACCATACGAATCGACGTCAAAACCCCCATTTTACACCAACAAAGTAATCCCATAACCCCTTACACACCTCAGGAGTAGGTTTTAGACAAGTCCCTTACGTTGAACACCNNNNNNNNNNNNNNNNNNNNNNNNNNNNNNNNNNNNNNNNNNNNNNNNNNNNNNNNNNNNNNNNNNNNNNNNNNNNNNNNNNNNNNNNNNNNNNNNNNNNNNNNNNNNNNNNNNNNNNNNNNNNNNNNNNNNNNNNNNNNNNNNNNNNNNNNNNNNNNNNNNNNNNNNNNNNNNNNNNNNNNNNNNNNNNNNNNNNNNNNNNNNNNNNNNNNNNNNNNNNNNNNNNNNNNNNNNNNNNNNNNNNNNNNNNNNNNNNNNNNNNNNNNNNNNNNNNNNNNNNNNNNNNNNNNNNNNNNNNNNNNNNNNNNNNNNNNNNNNNNNNNNNNNNNNNNNNNNNNNNNNNNNNNNNNNNNNNNNNNNNNNNNNNNNNNNNNNNNNNNNNNNNNNNNNNNNNNNNNNNNNNNNNNNNNNNNNNNNNNNNNNNNNNNNNNNNNNNNNNNNNNNNNNNNNNNNNNNNNNNNNNNNNNNNNNN
This DNA window, taken from Cucurbita pepo subsp. pepo cultivar mu-cu-16 unplaced genomic scaffold, ASM280686v2 Cp4.1_scaffold000806, whole genome shotgun sequence, encodes the following:
- the LOC111785891 gene encoding basic form of pathogenesis-related protein 1-like — encoded protein: MWTQTLPINAAFMATFIFLLVLTNAQNAPGDYLALHNRARAQVGVGPMQWSNTVAVYAQAYAEKRKGDCAMIHSTGPYGENIAAGYYPEFTGADAVKLWANEKPLYDHASNKCVGGECGHYTQMVWRSSVRLGCARVPCKANSQFVVCNYDPPGNYIGEKPYDSWVSSTLRASATSQLLFQVTRKKCPRRRCGKQVTVFSASKSGDPQRRRFSAAI